The window agtgccacaaggaacGTACCTAACCAGAGTGTACTAAGAAGTGTTCACAGCCAGAGTGCAAGAAGTGTACAAAGTGCTCGTGAAGGAAGTATGGTTGGATTACCGAGCAGGAATGAAGTGCttctgctgcaacaacaacagcagcagcagcaacaccaacaacagcagcagcagcagcagcagcaacaccaacaacagcagcagcagcagcagcaacaacagcagcaggtgCAACAACCgcaaccaccagcaccacaacaACAGTCTCAGCAACTGGTGTGGGGTAATGGTGGTCGCTGCACAGGCCCTTGCTGCAATCCGAAAGCGGCGGCGATGGCACCTCCTCAGGCAGAGTTCGTGGCGCCAGGTCTGCCACCCTCCCTGCTGGCCAGAACACCCACCAGAGGCACGGCGGGTGGCTCACCCAAGCTAAGGGCGGCCAGGACGAGACGTGGTTTGTCAGTCGCTAGCAGTGTCAACTTGCCTGATTATCTTGGCAGTAGTCGGCCGGCCAGACTGACGGGTGGAGCTGTCCATGTCCATCCACGCCCAAGGGCATTATCTACCTCTATGGGGGCTCTAGCTGCCACACCAGCGCCATCCATGGCTCACCAGCACATGGGTATGGGTGCTTCCCTCACTACTTCGTTAGATCTGGCCAGGACGGATCCCATTACGCCCAGGTCACTAATGCccgtccagcagcagcagcagcaacaacaagcacagtcacagcagcaacaacaaccccAACAAGCACACCAACCCGTGCAGCAAGCGCCCGCGGGATCCACATCACTCCTTTACACTGTTGGACTTTCGAGGGACTCTGGATGTTCTGTGGGAACGGAGACTGCGGGCGGCGAGTGGGCGTCAGACAGAACCCGTGGCCTCGTTGACTCAGGATTCTGCACACCAGTTGATCTGACAGACGATTTTGTGACAGGTGAGTGTTGTAAAGTCTATGGGCTTCGCACGATGGCATTGAGTTGCTTGGTCTGGTAGTGGTGCAAATTCAGTGctcaaattgtaaaaaaaaagtactaaaaGTGTGTTCTTCCAAGTGCCTTGTGATGCGCGTTCATATGATACAAAAAACGTGTGTGCGTGGAGAGCGCCAACGTTTGTAGTGCTGGGCGGAGTCTGGCGAGGATGAGCGAAGGTCAAGTTTAAGTTGCTGCCTCAGTCTAGACTTAAAGATGGTGctgcgtttgtttgttttcttccgcGCATGCATTTCGCTGTAACTCAcgtttttccc is drawn from Portunus trituberculatus isolate SZX2019 chromosome 44, ASM1759143v1, whole genome shotgun sequence and contains these coding sequences:
- the LOC123518772 gene encoding transcription factor SPT20 homolog isoform X1 encodes the protein MVSSVCRGSYPSMTPHASPSRKPNIDPQKDYFSPLQVETSVEYDLPAHIYPPKGSQPILMIHPGYMSAVRARSRAVVTPSPTAMVATSGAARPLAPLQLPQQQQQPQQQPQQQQQQQQPQQQQVASARSTRAVQPRPWCMCGNPNCNSSSVKSVNVQSARNVQNVQSQSVVRSVQNQSGARSAHSQSVSRIIQNQSATRNVPNQSVLRSVHSQSARSVQSAREGSMVGLPSRNEVLLLQQQQQQQQHQQQQQQQQQQHQQQQQQQQQQQQQVQQPQPPAPQQQSQQLVWGNGGRCTGPCCNPKAAAMAPPQAEFVAPGLPPSLLARTPTRGTAGGSPKLRAARTRRGLSVASSVNLPDYLGSSRPARLTGGAVHVHPRPRALSTSMGALAATPAPSMAHQHMGMGASLTTSLDLARTDPITPRSLMPVQQQQQQQQAQSQQQQQPQQAHQPVQQAPAGSTSLLYTVGLSRDSGCSVGTETAGGEWASDRTRGLVDSGFCTPVDLTDDFVTDTLNLSGGSWKEPSLPLPSSMTSTSSSSSSSVHTSSLLPGTTHTSSLLPGAAHAHHYLPQPLWNLAY
- the LOC123518772 gene encoding transcription factor SPT20 homolog isoform X2, with translation MVSSVCRGSYPSMTPHASPSRKPNIDPQKDYFSPLQVETSVEYDLPAHIYPPKGSQPILMIHPGYMSAVRARSRAVVTPSPTAMVATSGAARPLAPLQLPQQQQQPQQQPQQQQQQQQPQQQQVASARSTRAVQPRPWCMCGNPNCNSSSVKSVNVQSARNVQNVQSQSVVRSVQNQSGARSAHSQSVSRIIQNQSATRNVPNQSVLRSVHSQSARSVQSAREGSMVGLPSRNEVLLLQQQQQQQQHQQQQQQQQQQHQQQQQQQQQQQQQVQQPQPPAPQQQSQQLVWGNGGRCTGPCCNPKAAAMAPPQAEFVAPGLPPSLLARTPTRGTAGGSPKLRAARTRRGLSVASSVNLPDYLGSSRPARLTGGAVHVHPRPRALSTSMGALAATPAPSMAHQHMGMGASLTTSLDLARTDPITPRSLMPVQQQQQQQQAQSQQQQQPQQAHQPVQQAPAGSTSLLYTVGLSRDSGCSVGTETAGGEWASDRTRGLVDSGFCTPVDLTDDFVTVPGKVRVYRYSKRGPRQTPRGAACGVQLGYETTELKAVIRLT